A part of Primulina eburnea isolate SZY01 chromosome 10, ASM2296580v1, whole genome shotgun sequence genomic DNA contains:
- the LOC140842715 gene encoding uncharacterized protein isoform X2 yields MDQRQAMDVADREKGRYTLIIDEENSQVGTYDKPLPCFGCGIGWFSFLVGFLCPLMWYYATLLYFGNYYHKDPRERAGLAASAISALACSVSVFIITMILFV; encoded by the exons ATGGATCAGA GACAAGCTATGGATGTTGCGGACCGGGAAAAAGGCAGATATACTCTAATTATAGATGAAGAAAACTCTCAAGTGGGAACATATGACAAACCTCTTCCATGCTTTGGCTGTGGAATTGGATGGTTTTC TTTTCTAGTTGGTTTTTTATGCCCTCTGATGTGGTATTATGCTACACTCTTATACTTCGGAAATTACTATCACAAGGATCCCAGGGAACGGGCTGGGCTTGCTGCTTCTGCAATTTCT GCCTTGGCGTGCTCCGTGTCAGTGTTCATAATCACCATGATTCTGTTTGTCTAG
- the LOC140842716 gene encoding ATP-dependent helicase BRM-like, producing the protein MQSGGGPQQGSGGHGRSTAPSASASPSSSSSAAFDHQQQQQQRQALQQQFLRRTEGNNALLAYQAGNIHGALAGANVMASGSMQFPQQSRKQIDLGQQHTPPNIQDQGHNRIQGAEQQMLNPFQHAYLQHAFQAAQHKSTLGMQSQQQIKPGISGPLVKDQDMRMTNMIQVGNPSQASNSKKSSEQVVHGEKPADHNQRPISSEPRSSYPARLGQTMSSASMLGPQTQQNIMNMTNNPMAMAAQMQALQSLALEHNIDLSNPANANVIAQLIPLMQSRMVAQQKVNEGNINIQSASFPKPNSTSMQVARESSPHANSSSDVSGQSGSSKVRQVLPSSIGVTSSAALVENSSNLSLQQFTAHVKDNQLTPRQPNITGSGMPPSHPMQSPGNSSQGVESLMLAKASSISEASQSQYARKANQSPQQSVTPSGDGEVGNLSTPAGGPFPQIRQSHVGFTKQQLHVLKAQILAFRRLKKGDSTLPRELLQAISPPTLDLKIPQVFPPPGTASKDRSTGECVDEHAKSMESTEKMPQVVTLAAGAGKVKEEVFRDGKATSLAANMQSTTSETKGSRFVVPHGKEEYQNEGSSGKLEHGTDPGMQIPPIRSDVTADRGKAVASQPVVSETIQVKKPVQASNTTQSKDTGSTRKYHGPLFDFPVFTRKHDTLGPSMINNNNNLFLAYDIKDLFSEEGGEIWKSRRAEKIGKIEKLLALNFERKKFKPDLVIRLQIESKKLQLVDLQTRLRDEIKQQQIEIMAMPDRPYRKFVRLCERQRQELNRQSQASQKAVREKQLKSIFQWRKKLLEAHWIIRDARIARNRGVHKYHEKMLREFSKRKDDGRDKRMEALKNNDVERYREMLLEQQTNINGEAAERYAVLSSFLTQTEEYLHKLGSKITAAKNLQEVEESGNSAAAAARAQGLSEEEVRAAAACAREEVLVRNRFTEMNTPKENTSVNKYYNLAHAVNERVNRQPSMLRAGTLRDYQLVGLQWMLSLYNNKLNGILADEMGLGKTVQVMSLIAYLMEFKGNYGPHLIIVPNAVLVNWKSEFHNWLPTVSCIFYVGGKEQRAKLFSQEVLALKFNVLVTTYEFIMYDRSKLSKVDWKYIIIDEAQRMKDRESVLARDLDRYRCQRRLLLTGTPLQNDLKELWSLLNLLLPEVFDNRKAFHDWFSQPFQKEGPTHNAEDDWLETEKKVIVIHRLHQILEPFMLRRRVEDVEGSLPPKVSIVLKCRMSSIQSVIYDWIKSTGTLRVDPEDEKLKVQKNPNYQPKVYKTLNNRCMELRKSCNHPLLNYPYFSDFSKDFLVRSCGKLWVLDRVLIKLHRTGHRVLLFSTMTKLLDIMEEYLQWRRLVFRRIDGTTSLEDRESAIMDFNRPDTDCFIFLLSIRAAGRGLNLQSADTVIIYDPDPNPKNEEQAVARAHRIGQTREVKVIYMEAVVGKISSCQKEDEIRSGGAVDSDDDLAGKDRYMGSIESLIRNNIQQYKIDMADEVINAGRFDQRTTHEERRLTLETLLHDEERYQDTVHDVPSLHEVNRMIARSEAEVGLFDQMDEELDWAADMTQYDQVPKWLRASTKEVNTAIANLSKKSSKNVFYGGSTGLDSSDVVHETERKRGRPKRKVPIYTELDDEEEFSEASSEDRNGYSVQEVGEIGDFEDDESTGVPRLNNEQSEEDSPVSADGYQPQRALESIRNNHILDEAGSSGSSSHSQRLLRMVSPSVSSQKFGSLSALDDRSNSRSKKSVDELEEGEIAASGDSHIDHQQSGSWIQDRDEGEDEQVLQPKIKRKRSIRYRPRPADRLGEKYIKKSSLRHVDHAQLQFQVERKYAFQARGEHSHNVGEPNSLKSDKNDLSIKNRRSLPSRKISNIAKLHGSMKSGAEQPRDYIAEQPRENWDNKVMKRSTGSGHKMSAVIQRKCKNVISKLQRRIDKEGHQIIPLLTELWKRIENSNPVGGGAGNNLLDFRRIDLRVDKSEYSGVMELVSDVQLVLKCGLQYYGFSYEVRSEAKKVHDLFFDILKIAFPDTDFREAKNSMSFSGPVSTPASASRQMLASQAKRQKLVKDVDSDNSHFQKPQTRAANLPVEDTKTRSYMTQKELRLGSSSSRELSQQDNAHPFTHPGDFVICKKKRKDREKSAVKAGNRLAGPLSPTGLGLNIRSPSSFSGNKDMGLMQQIGAQQSRAALSPQQGNSGGSAVGWANPVKRMRTDAGKRRPSHL; encoded by the exons ATGCAATCTGGCGGTGGGCCCCAGCAAGGCAGCGGCGGACATGGTCGGAGCACTGCCCCTTCGGCATCTGCTTCGCCATCCTCGTCTTCATCTGCGGCATTTGATCACCAGCAACAGCAGCAGCAAAGACAG GCATTGCAGCAACAATTTCTGAGGAGGACCGAAGGGAATAATGCTCTTTTAGCCTACCAAGCTGGCAATATTCATGGGGCCCTTGCTGGAGCAAATGTTATGGCATCCGGATCCATGCAATTTCCTCAGCAATCCAGGAAGCAAATTGATCTGGGTCAACAGCATACCCCTCCTAATATTCAAGACCAGGGTCACAATAGGATTCAAGGTGCTGAACAACAGATGTTGAATCCTTTTCAACATGCTTACTTGCAACATGCTTTTCAGGCTGCACAACATAAATCAACCTTAGGGATGCAATCCCAGCAGCAGATAAAACCAGGGATATCTGGTCCTCTTGTTAAAGATCAAGATATGCGGATGACAAATATGATCCAAGTTGGGAATCCGTCTCAGGCATCCAACTCCAAAAAATCATCTGAGCAGGTCGTTCATGGTGAGAAACCGGCGGATCATAATCAGCGGCCCATATCAAGCGAACCAAGATCTAGTTATCCTGCACGTCTTGGTCAAACAATGTCATCAGCGTCAATGCTGGGGCCTCAGACCCAGCAAAATATCATGAACATGACCAACAATCCCATGGCTATGGCTGCACAAATGCAGGCCTTGCAATCTTTGGCACTCGAGCACAATATTGACCTGTCTAATCCTGCAAATGCAAATGTTATCGCTCAACTAATTCCACTAATGCAATCCAGAATGGTTGCTCAACAAAAAGTGAATGAAGGCAATATCAATATACAGTCTGCATCTTTTCCAAAACCTAACAGTACCTCGATGCAGGTTGCGCGTGAAAGTTCACCCCATGCTAATTCCTCAAGTGATGTATCTGGGCAGTCTGGATCTTCAAAAGTTAGGCAGGTTTTGCCTAGTAGTATAGGTGTGACTTCTAGTGCTGCTCTGGTTGAAAATTCTAGCAACCTATCTCTGCAGCAGTTCACTGCGCATGTTAAAGATAACCAACTGACCCCTAGACAACCAAATATTACTGGAAGTGGAATGCCCCCTTCGCATCCCATGCAATCACCTGGGAATTCAAGCCAAGGAGTTGAAAGTTTAATGCTTGCAAAAGCTTCATCCATTTCAGAAGCTTCTCAGTCCCAGTATGCCAGAAAAGCTAATCAATCTCCCCAACAATCTGTAACTCCATCTGGTGATGGGGAGGTGGGTAATTTGTCAACACCTGCTGGTGGACCATTTCCCCAGATACGACAATCACATGTTGGCTTTACAAAGCAGCAACTGCACGTACTTAAAGCACAAATACTTGCATTTAGGCGTCTAAAG AAAGGAGATTCAACTCTGCCACGTGAATTGCTCCAAGCTATTTCCCCTCCAACACTTGATTTAAAGATACCACAGGTATTTCCCCCTCCTGGGACTGCTAGTAAGGATAGGTCAACTGGAGAGTGTGTAGATGAGCATGCAAAGTCTATGGAGTCAACTGAAAAAATGCCTCAGGTGGTGACTTTGGCCGCTGGAGCAGGTAAAGTGAAGGAGGAAGTTTTTAGAGATGGCAAGGCAACTTCTTTGGCTGCTAATATGCAAAGCACTACGTCTGAAACAAAGGGATCAAGATTTGTGGTTCCTCATGGGAAAGAAGAGTATCAGAATGAAGGATCTTCTGGTAAACTGGAACATGGGACTGATCCAGGAATGCAGATACCTCCTATTAGGAGTGATGTTACTGCAGATAGGGGTAAAGCAGTTGCTTCGCAGCCAGTTGTTTCAGAAACAATTCAAGTTAAGAAACCTGTTCAAGCAAGCAACACAACTCAATCTAAGGATACAGGTTCAACTAGAAAGTATCACGGGCCTTTGTTTGATTTCCCAGTGTTTACTAGGAAACACGACACACTTGGGCCATCTATGATTAACAATAACAATAACCTGTTTCTGGCTTATGATATTAAAGATCTTTTCTCCGAGGAAGGTGGAGAGATTTGGAAAAGCAGAAGGGCAGAAAAAATAGGAAAGATTGAAAAATTACTAGCTCTAAACTTTGAGAGGAAGAAGTTTAAACCTGATCTTGTCATACGACTACAAATTGAATCAAAAAAACTtcagcttgtagatcttcagaCACGGTTGAGGGATGAGATTAAGCAACAACAAATAGAGATAATGGCGATGCCTGATAGACCATATCGGAAATTTGTTAGACTTTGTGAGCGTCAACGGCAAGAGCTGAACAGGCAATCTCAGGCTAGTCAGAAGGCAGTTAGAGAGAAGCAACTGAAATCCATATTTCAGTGGCGCAAGAAGCTTCTTGAGGCCCACTGGATCATCCGTGATGCTCGAATTGCTCGCAATAGAGGAGTTCACAAGTATCATGAAAAAATGCTACGGGAGTTTTCTAAGAGGAAAGATGATGGCCGTGATAAAAGGATGGAAGCACTGAAAAATAATGACGTGGAAAGATATCGGGAGATGTTGTTGGAACAACAAACTAACATTAACGGCGAGGCTGCAGAAAGATATGCTGTTTTGTCGTCATTTCTGACTCAGACTGAAGAGTATCTTCACAAATTAGGAAGTAAAATTACAGCGGCTAAAAATCTTCAGGAGGTTGAGGAGTCAGGCAATTCTGCCGCTGCCGCTGCACGTGCAcag GGTCTCTCTGAAGAAGAAGTAAGAGCTGCTGCTGCCTGTGCTAGAGAAGAAGTGTTGGTAAGAAATCGATTTACCGAGATGAATACACCAAAAGAAAATACATCCGTTAACAA GTATTACAATCTTGCGCATGCTGTGAATGAAAGGGTCAATAGGCAGCCCTCAATGTTACGTGCTGGAACATTACGTGACTATCAGCTT GTCGGTTTGCAGTGGATGTTATCTTTATACAACAACAAATTAAATGGAATCTTGGCTGATGAGATGGGTCTTGGGAAGACTGTTCAG GTCATGTCCTTGATTGCATATTTAATGGAGTTTAAAGGAAACTATGGTCCACATCTAATCATTGTTCCTAATGCTGTTCTGGTGAACTGGAAG AGTGAATTCCACAATTGGCTTCCAACTGTCTCCTGCATATTTTATGTTGGAGGAAAAGAGCAAAGGGCAAAATTGTTTTCTCAA GAAGTCCTAGCCTTGAAGTTTAACGTCCTCGTGACAACCTATGAGTTCATTATGTATGATCGGTCAAAACTTTCAAAAGTTGATTGGAAGTATATTATAATTGATGAAGCACAACGAATGAAGGACAGAGAGTCAGTGCTAGCTCGTGATCTTGATAGATATCGCTGCCAAAGGCGCTTGCTTCTCACTGGAACACCGTTGCAG AATGATCTTAAAGAACTATGGTCCCTTTTAAACCTATTGCTCCCAGAAGTATTTGATAATAGAAAAGCTTTTCATGATTGGTTTTCACAACCATTTCAAAAAGAAGGTCCCACACACAATGCTGAGGATGACTGGCTTGAGACTGAGAAGAAGGTGATAGTTATCCATAGACTTCATCAAATTTTAGAGCCATTTATGCTTAGGCGTCGTGTTGAAGATGTGGAAGGATCACTGCCTCCCAAG GTTTCGATTGTCCTGAAATGCAGAATGTCTTCCATTCAGAGTGTCATATATGACTGGATCAAATCTACTGGTACTCTTAGAGTTGACCCAGAAGATGAAAAGCTCAAGGTTCAGAAGAATCCAAATTATCAGCCAAAAGTTTACAAAACCTTAAATAACAGATGCATGGAGCTAAGGAAATCATGCAATCATCCTTTGCTCAACTATCCatatttttctgatttttcGAAGGATTTTCTTGTGAGATCATGCGGGAAATTGTGGGTTCTGGATAGAGTGTTAATTAAGCTTCATCGAACTGGACACAGGGTACTGCTATTTAGCACCATGACTAAACTGCTCGACATAATGGAGGAATACTTGCAATGGAGAAGGCTTGTTTTCAGACGAATCGATGGGACAACTAGTTTGGAAGATCGTGAGAGTGCTATTATGGACTTCAACAGACCTGAtactgattgttttatattcTTGCTCAGCATTCGTGCTGCTGGACGAGGTTTGAATCTTCAATCTGCTGACACTGTCATCATATATGATCCTGATCCAAACCCAAAAAATGAGGAACAGGCTGTCGCTCGAGCACACCGAATAGGGCAGACTAGGGAGGTAAAAGTCATTTATATGGAAGCTGTGGTTGGCAAAATATCAAGCTGTCAGAAAGAAGATGAGATCAGGAGTGGAGGTGCAGTTGATTCGGATGATGACCTTGCTGGGAAGGATCGGTATATGGGTTCCATTGAGAGCCTCATTCGGAATAACATCCAACAATATAAGATTGACATGGCTGATGAAGTTATAAATGCTGGTCGTTTTGACCAAAGGACAACACATGAAGAGAGACGCCTGACCTTAGAAACCTTGTTGCATGATGAAGAGAGATACCAAGACACTGTACATGATGTTCCTTCTCTTCATGAAGTTAACCGGATGATTGCCAGATCAGAAGCAGAAGTAGGGCTCTTTGATCAAATGGATGAGGAACTTGACTGGGCGGCAGATATGACACAGTATGATCAAGTTCCAAAGTGGCTTCGTGCAAGCACTAAAGAGGTAAATACCGCAATTGCTAATTTATCCAAGAAGTCATCAAAGAATGTCTTCTATGGAGGAAGTACAGGCTTAGATTCCAGTGACGTGGTTCATGAGACCGAGAGAAAGAGGGGGCGTCCCAAGAGGAAAGTTCCTATTTACACTGAATTGGATGACGAAGAAGAATTTTCTGAAGCTAGTTCGGAGGATAGGAATGGATATTCTGTACAAGAAGTAGGAGAAATTGGGGATTTTGAAGATGATGAGTCTACTGGGGTTCCACGACTTAATAACGAGCAGTCAGAAGAAGATAGTCCTGTTTCTGCTGATGGATACCAACCCCAAAGAGCTTTGGAAAGCATCAGAAACAACCACATACTTGATGAAGCAGGTTCATCTGGATCTTCTTCACACAGTCAAAGGTTATTAAGGATGGTTTCTCCGTCTGTGTCTTCTCAGAAATTTGGATCACTTTCTGCCTTAGATGACAGGTCCAACTCCCGTTCGAAGAAATCG GTAGATGAATTAGAAGAAGGGGAAATTGCTGCATCTGGTGATTCTCATATTGACCACCAGCAATCTGGTAGCTGGATACAAGATCGTGATGAAGGTGAAGATGAACAGGTCTTGCAGCCCAAAATTAAACGAAAGCGAAGTATTCGGTATCGTCCAAGGCCTGCAGATAGATTAGGAGAGAAATATATTAAGAAGTCATCCCTTCGCCATGTGGATCATGCTCAATTGCAATTTCAGGTGGAACGTAAATATGCATTTCAGGCAAGAGGCGAACATTCACATAATGTTGGAGAACCTAATTCATTGAAAAGTGACAAAAATGATTTATCCATCAAGAACAGGCGTAGTTTACCCTCGAGGAAAATATCTAATATAGCTAAATTGCATGGTTCTATGAAATCTGGTGCGGAACAGCCAAGGGATTATATTGCAGAACAGCCAAGGGAAAACTGGGACAATAAAGTTATGAAAAGGTCTACTGGTAGCGGACATAAAATGTCCGCGGTCATCCAGAGAAAG TGCAAGAATGTCATCAGTAAGCTCCAGAGAAGAATAGATAAAGAAGGTCATCAAATTATACCCTTGCTAACTGAACTTTGGAAAAGAATTGAGAATTCCAATCCTGTGGGTGGTGGGGCAGGGAATAACCTTTTGGACTTCAGAAGGATCGATCTTCGTGTAGACAAATCTGAGTACAGTGGTGTCATGGAGCTTGTATCTGATGTGCAACTTGTGTTGAAGTGTGGTTTGCAGTATTATGGATTCTCTTATGAG GTGAGGTCAGAAGCGAAGAAAGTACATGATCTCTTCTTTGATATCTTGAAGATAGCATTTCCAGACACCGATTTTCGAGAAGCCAAAAATTCTATGTCTTTTTCTGGTCCAGTTTCTACACCAGCCAGTGCTTCAAGACAGATGCTTGCTAGTCAGGCCAAGCGCCAGAAATTAGTGAAAGATGTGGATTCTGATAATAGTCATTTTCAAAAGCCACAGACTCGAGCTGCCAACCTTCCTGTGGAGGACACCAAGACTAGGAGTTATATGACACAAAAGGAGCTTCGGCTTGGAAGTAGCAGTAGCCGTGAGCTTAGCCAACAGGATAATGCACACCCATTTACTCATCCTGGGGACTTTGTTATCTGCAAAAAGAAGAGGAAAGACAGGGAAAAATCAGCAGTGAAGGCAGGGAATAGGTTAGCAGGTCCTCTGTCACCTACTGGCCTTGGCCTTAATATTAGAAGTCCAAGCTCGTTTTCTGGCAACAAAGATATGGGATTGATGCAGCAAATTGGTGCACAACAAAGTCGGGCTGCCCTTTCTCCTCAACAAGGGAATAGTGGTGGTAGTGCTGTTGGTTGGGCGAATCCTGTAAAGAGAATGAGAACGGATGCTGGAAAGAGGCGCCCAAGCCATTTATGA
- the LOC140842715 gene encoding uncharacterized protein isoform X1, whose protein sequence is MDQNATIVEGEGRNGLELISSVSDNQSDLFRPSARYYSMFKGQAMDVADREKGRYTLIIDEENSQVGTYDKPLPCFGCGIGWFSFLVGFLCPLMWYYATLLYFGNYYHKDPRERAGLAASAISALACSVSVFIITMILFV, encoded by the exons ATGGATCAGA ATGCTACTATTGTGGAGGGAGAGGGTAGAAATGGCCTTGAActtatcagttcagtttcagataATCAATCTGATCTTTTCAGACCATCAGCTCGATATTATTCCATGTTTAAAG GACAAGCTATGGATGTTGCGGACCGGGAAAAAGGCAGATATACTCTAATTATAGATGAAGAAAACTCTCAAGTGGGAACATATGACAAACCTCTTCCATGCTTTGGCTGTGGAATTGGATGGTTTTC TTTTCTAGTTGGTTTTTTATGCCCTCTGATGTGGTATTATGCTACACTCTTATACTTCGGAAATTACTATCACAAGGATCCCAGGGAACGGGCTGGGCTTGCTGCTTCTGCAATTTCT GCCTTGGCGTGCTCCGTGTCAGTGTTCATAATCACCATGATTCTGTTTGTCTAG
- the LOC140842714 gene encoding mitogen-activated protein kinase kinase SIPKK-like, which yields MKNEERKKMNKGALAPMLKLSLPPPDEVSLSRFLSESGTFKDGDLLVNRDGVRVVSQSEVDAVIQMNIEESARKRIAQELKINQSSQCPYVVVCYQSFYDNGAISIILEYMDGGSLADFLTKVDKIPEPYLAAICKQVLKGLWYLHHEKHIIHRDMKPSNLSVNHRGEVKITDFGVSAILASTSGLANTFVGTYNYMSPERILGGRYGYSSDIWSLGLVLLECATGSFPYSPPQPGGWINVYELMETIVGQPEPRAPSDLFSPEFCSFI from the exons ATGAAGAACgaggaaagaaaaaaaatgaacaaAGGGGCATTAGCACCTATGCTGAAGCTCTCCCTCCCACCTCCAGATGAAGTTTCTCTCTCCAGATTTCT AAGCGAATCAGGTACGTTTAAGGATGGTGATTTGTTGGTGAACAGAGATGGCGTTCGTGTTGTCTCTCAAAGCGAAGTTGATGCT gttattcaaatgaatattgaagagtCTGCTCGCAAACGTATCGCACAAGAACTGAAAATCAATCAGTCATCTCAATGTCCCTATGTTGTAGTTTGTTATCAGTCTTTTTATGATAATGGTGCAATCTCTATAATTCTCGAGTATATGGATGGAGGATCTCTTGCAGATTTTCTGACCAAGGTTGACAAAATTCCAGAACCATATCTTGCTGCAATTTGTAAACAG GTACTCAAAGGCTTGTGGTATCTTCATCATGAAAAACATATCATTCACCGGGACATGAAACCTTCAAATTTATCAGTAAACCACAGAGGTGAAGTCAAGATCACTGACTTTGGTGTCAGTGCAATACTGGCTAGCACATCTGGTCTGGCAAACACCTTCGTTGGCACTTACAACTACATGTCT CCTGAGAGAATCCTTGGAGGCAGGTATGGTTACAGTAGCGACATCTGGAGCCTTGGTTTGGTTCTGCTTGAGTGTGCAACAGGAAGTTTCCCATACTCACCACCACAGCCAGGGGGGTGGATCAATGTCTACGAGTTGATGGAAACCATTGTTGGTCAACCAGAACCACGTGCACCTTCTGATCTGTTTTCTCCAGAGTTTTGTTCTTTTATTTAA
- the LOC140803602 gene encoding IQ domain-containing protein IQM1-like: MTLRTDSLAKSVNSMSRKNSFSFRNHEPIKVVLETTLSFKDLVQDFRNSGSDSNANAVCYGSKLVSAAASLPEPAFMFTPRPISELDAAAVKLQKVYKSYRTRRNLADCAVVVEELWWKALDFTALKRSSVSFFDEEKPETAVSRWARARTRAAKVGKGLCQHEKAQKLALRHWLEAIDPRHRYGHNLHIYYNIWFKSESAQPFFYWLDIGDGKEINLEKCSRTNLQHQCIKYLGPKERKAYEVVVENGKLVYRQSGVLVNTVVGSKWIFVLSTTRTLYVGQKQKGLFQHSSFLAGGAITAAGRLVAHGGVLEAIWPYSGHYLPTEENFMEFISFLEDHSVDLANVERCATDDDRPPSRDELMSRLDSSLDQLEDVNIATKDVPAKEPEISINDHKDQPVYGLANRMSCKWSTGAGPRIGCVREYPAELQFRALEQVHLSPRVANGFLNNYGPIPSPRPSPKVRLSPRVAYMGLPSPRTPTATVRLVMMES; encoded by the exons ATGACTTTGAGAACGGACAGCCTAGCAAAAAGCGTGAATAGTATGAGTAGGAAGAATTCATTTAGTTTTCGAAATCACGAGCCCATAAAAGTAGTACTCGAGACCACACTCTCGTTCAAGGATCTAGTCCAAGATTTCCGAAATTCAGGATCTGACTCGAATGCAAATGCTGTATGCTATGGGAGTAAATTGGTTTCCGCAGCTGCTTCTCTACCCGAGCCCGCCTTCATGTTTACTCCACGACCCATTAGCGAGCTTGACGCGGCTGCCGTGAAACTACAAAAGGTCTACAAGAGCTACCGGACTCGAAGAAACCTAGCAGATTGTGCAGTTGTTGTGGAGGAGCTATG GTGGAAGGCTTTGGATTTTACAGCTCTTAAACGGAGCTCGGTGTCGTTCTTCGACGAGGAGAAACCAGAAACTGCTGTTTCACGGTGGGCAAGAGCGCGCACCAGAGCTGCCAAG GTGGGGAAGGGATTATGTCAGCATGAAAAGGCTCAAAAACTTGCTCTAAGGCACTGGCTTGAAGCA ATTGATCCACGACATCGATACGGGCACAATTTGCATATATATTATAACATCTGGTTCAAAAGTGAAAGTGCACAACCATTCTTTTACTG GTTGGATATCGGGGATGGGAAGGAAATAAATCTCGAAAAGTGCTCAAGAACCAACTTACAGCATCAATGCATCAAATATCTTGGACCT AAAGAGAGAAAAGCATATGAGGTCGTGGTCGAAAACGGGAAGCTTGTGTACAGACAAAGTGGTGTCCTGGTCAACACCGTTGTGGGCTCGAAATGGATTTTTGTTCTTAGCACGACCAGAACTTTGTATGTCGGGCAAAAGCAGAAAGGGCTATTCCAGCACTCGAGTTTCCTAGCTGGTGGAGCCATCACTGCTGCTGGAAGATTGGTTGCTCATGGAGGTGTTCTTGAg GCTATCTGGCCATACAGTGGCCACTATCTCCCAACAGAGGAGAACTTCATGGAATTCATTAGCTTTCTTGAGGACCATTCTGTCGATCTCGCAAACGTGGAG AGATGTGCGACAGACGATGATCGTCCTCCTAGTAGAGACGAATTGATGTCAAGACTTGACTCAAGTCTAGACCAGTTAGAGGATGTTAATATAGCTACCAAGGATGTGCCAGCTAAGGAACCAGAGATATCGATTAACGATCACAAAGATCAGCCGGTTTATGGCTTGGCTAATCGTATGTCATGCAAATGGAGCACTGGGGCAGGACCGCGTATTGGATGTGTTAGGGAATACCCGGCAGAGTTACAATTCCGAGCACTTGAACAAGTTCACCTTTCACCTCGGGTGGCTAATGGGTTTCTCAATAACTACGGGCCAATCCCATCACCTCGGCCTAGTCCAAAGGTCCGACTCTCTCCAAGAGTCGCGTATATGGGGCTACCGAGTCCGAGGACTCCTACTGCTACCGTTCGCTTAGTTATGATGGAAAGTTGA